The Argentina anserina chromosome 3, drPotAnse1.1, whole genome shotgun sequence genome includes a region encoding these proteins:
- the LOC126787432 gene encoding probable xyloglucan galactosyltransferase GT11, which produces MGRPLVTTGLCRQSWFVVLASFLIWLLLICAYYSQYMVSKGVMITLFNHNIFEDNSVGGASSSVVREPNGESKVVFNDQSGALRTKYVYESEEHEKSKKELGRAADDNSTGSNEAQLDANRIMKIPIKEDEIHADTKSDFESESESDMCQGKYIYVHKIPSKFNQDLIEHCNSLSNWTDMCELSSNLGLGPHFPSNERVFSKTGWFATNQFLLEVIFHNRLKQYNCLTNDSSQASAIFVPYYAGLDVSRYLWGSGYKIRDSGSLELVKWLREKPEWKRMWGRDHFMVAGRITWDFRRFTDEDSNWGNKLMLLPESKNMTMLTIESSPWSSNDFAIPYPTYFHPSMDTEVFHWQNKMRRQRRRVLFSFAGGPRPNLHNSIRNDIIDQCKAARRKCKLLECSTGPGKCHKPVYVMKMFQGSVFCLQPPGDSLTRRSMFDSILAGCIPVFFHPGSAYVQYVWHLPQDYTKYSVLISAFDIQNKTVSIESVLSRISGQEIVKMREEVIRLIPSVVYADPSYKLKTHDDAFDISVKGVLKRVDTTRKDMREGKTTSFDFAEKVSWKFNLFGIVEEHEWDPYFEGMDEKAKRREHVKA; this is translated from the coding sequence ATGGGAAGGCCTTTAGTGACAACCGGATTATGCCGTCAATCATGGTTCGTGGTCTTAGCCTCTTTTCTTATATGGCTTTTATTGATTTGTGCATACTATTCCCAGTACATGGTCAGCAAGGGTGTCATGATCACCTTGTTCAATCACAACATCTTTGAAGACAATTCCGTTGGTGGTGCCTCAAGTTCTGTTGTTAGAGAACCCAATGGTGAAAGCAAAGTTGTTTTCAATGACCAAAGTGGGGCTCTGAGAACCAAATATGTTTATGAGTCTGAAGAGCATGAAAAGTCGAAGAAAGAATTAGGTCGAGCAGCAGATGATAATTCTACAGGGAGTAACGAAGCTCAGCTTGATGCGAATAGGATTATGAAAATACCTATCAAGGAGGATGAGATTCATGCTGATACTAAGTCGGACTTCGAGTCTGAATCCGAATCCGATATGTGCCAAGGTAAGTACATATATGTCCATAAAATCCCTAGCAAGTTTAATCAGGATTTGATAGAGCACTGTAATTCACTTAGCAATTGGACTGATATGTGTGAGTTGTCATCAAACTTGGGTCTTGGCCCTCATTTTCCAAGTAATGAGAGAGTATTCTCCAAAACTGGTTGGTTTGCTACAAATCAGTTCTTGTTAGAGGTCATATTCCACAATAGGTTGAAGCAGTACAACTGTTTGACAAATGACTCTTCTCAAGCTTCAGCAATATTTGTGCCTTACTATGCTGGCTTAGACGTGTCGCGGTATCTTTGGGGCTCCGGCTATAAAATTAGAGATTCCGGCTCACTTGAGCTGGTGAAGTGGTTGAGAGAAAAACCAGAATGGAAGAGAATGTGGGGCAGAGATCACTTTATGGTGGCTGGAAGAATCACTTGGGATTTTCGGAGATTTACTGATGAGGATTCAAATTGGGGGAACAAGCTGATGCTTCTGCCAGAGTCGAAGAATATGACCATGTTGACAATTGAATCAAGCCCTTGGAGTAGTAATGACTTTGCAATTCCATATCCTACATACTTCCACCCTTCAATGGACACTGAAGTGTTTCACTGGCAGAACAAAATGAGAAGACAGCGGAGGAGGGTCTTGTTCTCATTTGCAGGAGGTCCGAGGCCTAATCTTCATAACTCTATCCGAAACGACATCATCGACCAGTGTAAAGCTGCAAGGAGAAAATGCAAGTTGCTAGAGTGCTCTACTGGGCCAGGCAAGTGCCACAAGCCGGTTTACGTGATGAAAATGTTTCAAGGTTCTGTGTTCTGCTTACAGCCTCCTGGTGATTCTTTAACCAGAAGATCAATGTTTGATTCTATTCTAGCTGGGTGCATACCTGTATTCTTTCATCCCGGTTCGGCCTACGTCCAATATGTGTGGCACTTACCACAAGACTACACCAAATACTCTGTGCTTATCTCAGCATTTGACATACAGAACAAGACAGTGAGCATTGAGAGTGTCTTGAGTAGAATTTCAGGACAGGAAATCGTAAAAATGAGGGAAGAGGTCATCAGATTGATACCTAGTGTTGTGTATGCTGATCCAAGTTACAAGCTGAAGACTCACGATGATGCATTTGATATATCTGTTAAGGGGGTTCTAAAGAGAGTTGACACAACTAGAAAGGACATGAGGGAAGGGAAAACTACTAGTTTTGATTTTGCAGAAAAGGTGAGTTGGAAATTCAATCTGTTCGGGATAGTGGAAGAACATGAATGGGATCCCTACTTTGAAGGAATGGATGAAAAGGCTAAACGAAGAGAACATGTAAAAGCATGA
- the LOC126788298 gene encoding PGR5-like protein 1B, chloroplastic produces MAGTGASFAPHLIGSTVPESSRTLRSTGAPSSARLSTGATTRDDLGAAPSCIYVGPIETASKETLEALYRQARDAYYSGDPLIVDDMFDRVEMKLRWYGSKCVVKYPRCSLRRQSAYADAEADVSQVFALASIWILFLAFGSASCLMPIIYTVGLAYQDVVSRGLPYANQAAALSMLNGVLFMTFGSVIGFPIAAASVKVLEGLWRNDLMALKGACPNCGEEVFAFVKSDQSNNSPHRANCHVCECLLEFRTTAEKSLSPLGRRWVYGRIYLVSRKSRGRLQRRD; encoded by the exons ATGGCCGGCACGGGCGCCTCCTTCGCTCCCCACTTAATCGGGTCCACCGTCCCCGAATCCTCCAGAACCCTCCGCAGCACCGGAGCCCCATCCTCCGCTCGACTCTCCACCGGCGCCACCACCCGCGACGACCTCGGCGCCGCCCCCTCCTGCATCTACGTCGGCCCCATCGAAACCGCCAGCAAAGAAACCCTCGAAGCCCTCTACCGCCAA GCACGTGATGCGTACTACAGCGGCGACCCTTTGATAGTCGACGACATGTTTGATAGAGTAGAG ATGAAGTTGAGATGGTACGGTTCGAAATGCGTGGTGAAGTACCCTCGTTGCAGTCTCCGGCGACAATCGGCTTATGCTGATGCTGAG GCAGACGTATCACAGGTTTTTGCATTAGCGAGCATATGGATACTCTTTCTTGCATTTGGCAGTGCGTCTTGTCTCATGCCCATAATATACACCGTTGGCCTGGCCTATCAAGATGTAGTCAGTCGGGGACTTCCATATGCAAATCAAGCAGCTGCTCTTTCCATGCTGAATGGCGTTCTCTTTATGACATTCGGTTCTGTCATTGGTTTCCCAATTGCAGCTGCTTCGG TTAAAGTACTTGAAGGGCTATGGAGGAACGACTTGATGGCACTCAAAGGAGCATGCCCCAATTGTGGGGAGGAG GTGTTTGCATTTGTGAAATCAGATCAGTCTAATAACTCCCCACATAGAGCGAATTGTCATGTGTGTGAATGCTTGTTAGAATTCCGCACCACGGCTGAG AAATCCCTTTCACCTCTAGGTAGAAGATGGGTTTATGGACGTATCTATCTtgtttcaagaaaaagtcgagGCCGACTTCAAAGAAGGGATTGA